The following coding sequences are from one Pseudonocardia sp. HH130630-07 window:
- a CDS encoding ABC transporter substrate-binding protein: MNTPARRRTGARRIAVALAAILTLTACGGGGGGPTDTLSIGYSFATETFDPVYAIAGAQGSAHIDALYGSLLERDAEQELTGGMAESWEWTDPTTLVLRIREGVSFTDGEVFDAAAVKTYFDYFREAPNAPYGRLDAVEEVVVEDPYTVRLDLSSPDPTLLNSLVGHAGSVPSPRAIAAGDLEINPVGAGPYTLDQSRTTPDSVYTYTKNPGYWNAEAFEFETLELRIYTDANAMYNALVSGQADVGYGDASNVAAAEGTDLGIHSQPHNANGIQIFDLAGEEFPQLADVRVRRAMQMAVDRQAIIDTTFQGRGTPSVLTFTPGTGPGYDESLLDRWPYDPDEARRLLAEAGQAGGFAFEAVTLAKDQPMAEAVAGYLSQVGITMNLVVRPPGETANTDIGAYAAAAAARGLSDGYSTPELLYLGPVKASNQRGYEVPEIRELYDAMLTAQGEQQDQLMRDIARASVEGAYSIQVGYVDSMTYYDPEVVRGVHVLPGHGGPYLLDGLRRADVT, from the coding sequence GTGAACACACCTGCACGGCGCCGTACCGGCGCCCGCCGGATCGCGGTCGCCCTGGCCGCGATCCTGACCCTCACCGCATGCGGCGGCGGTGGCGGCGGACCGACCGACACCCTGTCCATCGGCTACTCGTTCGCCACCGAGACGTTCGACCCGGTGTACGCCATCGCCGGCGCCCAGGGCAGCGCCCACATCGACGCGCTGTACGGCTCGCTGCTGGAGCGCGACGCCGAGCAGGAACTCACCGGCGGCATGGCGGAGTCCTGGGAGTGGACCGACCCCACCACCCTCGTCCTGCGCATCCGCGAGGGCGTCAGCTTCACCGACGGCGAGGTCTTCGACGCGGCGGCGGTCAAGACGTACTTCGACTACTTCCGCGAGGCGCCGAACGCGCCCTACGGCCGGCTGGACGCGGTCGAGGAGGTCGTCGTCGAGGACCCGTACACCGTCCGGCTCGACCTGAGCAGCCCCGATCCGACGCTGCTGAACTCGCTCGTCGGGCACGCGGGCTCGGTGCCCAGCCCCCGGGCGATCGCCGCCGGGGACCTGGAGATCAACCCGGTCGGCGCCGGCCCGTACACCCTGGACCAGAGCCGGACCACGCCGGACAGCGTCTACACCTACACGAAGAACCCGGGCTACTGGAACGCCGAGGCGTTCGAGTTCGAGACCCTCGAGCTGCGCATCTACACCGACGCCAATGCGATGTACAACGCGCTGGTCTCCGGCCAGGCCGACGTCGGCTACGGCGACGCGTCCAACGTGGCCGCCGCCGAGGGCACCGACCTGGGCATCCACTCCCAGCCGCACAACGCGAACGGGATCCAGATCTTCGACCTCGCCGGCGAGGAGTTCCCGCAGCTGGCCGACGTGCGGGTGCGCCGGGCGATGCAGATGGCCGTCGACCGGCAGGCGATCATCGACACGACCTTCCAGGGCCGCGGGACACCGAGCGTCCTGACCTTCACCCCCGGCACCGGCCCGGGCTACGACGAGTCCCTGCTGGACCGCTGGCCCTACGACCCCGACGAGGCGCGCCGCCTGCTCGCCGAGGCGGGCCAGGCCGGTGGCTTCGCGTTCGAGGCGGTCACGCTGGCCAAGGACCAGCCGATGGCCGAGGCCGTCGCCGGCTACCTGTCCCAGGTCGGGATCACGATGAACCTCGTCGTGCGCCCGCCCGGCGAGACGGCGAACACCGACATCGGTGCCTACGCCGCGGCCGCCGCGGCACGCGGTCTCTCCGACGGCTACTCGACCCCCGAGCTGCTCTACCTCGGCCCGGTCAAGGCCTCCAACCAGCGGGGCTACGAGGTCCCCGAGATCCGTGAGCTCTACGACGCGATGCTCACGGCCCAGGGCGAGCAGCAGGACCAGCTGATGCGCGACATCGCCAGGGCCTCGGTCGAGGGCGCCTACAGCATCCAGGTCGGCTACGTGGACTCGATGACCTACTACGACCCCGAGGTGGTCCGGGGCGTGCACGTGCTGCCCGGCCACGGCGGCCCGTACCTCCTGGACGGTCTGCGCCGCGCGGACGTCACGTGA
- the nagB gene encoding glucosamine-6-phosphate deaminase, giving the protein MEIIIVPSAEDVGPAAAARIAAVVREDPGATIGLATGSSPQGVYADLAARAAAGEISFAAASGFALDEYVGIPAEHPESYVQVLATSVVGPLGFAPDRVHVPDGRATDLAAAARAYEDAIVAAGGIDLQILGVGTNGHIGFNEPTSSLSSRTRIKTLAERTRADNARFFATPEEVPTHCITQGLGTILDAGELLLVANGEAKAAAVAAAVEGPLTSFVPASVLQLHRRATVVVDEAAASRLALADYYRFTYDNKPQWQRW; this is encoded by the coding sequence ATGGAGATCATCATCGTCCCGTCGGCCGAGGACGTCGGCCCGGCCGCGGCGGCACGGATCGCCGCCGTCGTGCGGGAGGACCCGGGTGCGACGATCGGTCTCGCCACCGGCAGCAGCCCGCAGGGCGTCTACGCGGACCTGGCAGCGCGGGCCGCCGCCGGGGAGATCTCGTTCGCCGCCGCGTCCGGATTCGCGCTCGACGAGTACGTCGGCATCCCCGCCGAGCACCCCGAGTCCTACGTGCAGGTGCTCGCCACCTCGGTGGTCGGGCCGCTCGGCTTCGCCCCCGACCGGGTGCACGTCCCGGACGGGCGGGCCACCGACCTGGCCGCCGCCGCCCGCGCCTACGAGGACGCGATCGTCGCGGCCGGCGGGATCGACCTGCAGATCCTCGGCGTCGGCACGAACGGGCACATCGGCTTCAACGAGCCGACGTCGTCGCTGTCCTCGCGCACCCGGATCAAGACCCTCGCCGAACGCACCCGCGCCGACAACGCCCGGTTCTTCGCCACCCCGGAGGAGGTGCCGACGCACTGCATCACCCAGGGCCTCGGCACCATCCTCGACGCGGGCGAGCTGCTGCTCGTGGCGAACGGAGAGGCCAAGGCCGCCGCCGTCGCCGCGGCGGTGGAGGGTCCGCTCACCTCGTTCGTCCCGGCCTCGGTGCTGCAGCTGCACCGCCGCGCCACCGTCGTCGTCGACGAGGCGGCGGCCTCCCGGCTCGCGCTCGCCGACTACTACCGCTTCACCTACGACAACAAGCCGCAGTGGCAGCGGTGGTGA
- a CDS encoding N-acetylglucosamine-6-phosphate deacetylase, whose amino-acid sequence MTEPPDGSRVVAAGTLVTGDAPPGPGWVAVDGDRVVATGSGAPPREPERTAAVVVPGFVDLHCHGGGGASFGADPDGSAHVAAVHAAHGTTTMLASLVTLAPEELRRAVDGLAGLVADGVVAGVHLEGPWLSASRCGAHDPALLRDPDPAELGPLLDTGLISMVTLAPERPGGTAAIGAVAGSGALAAIGHTTATYDQTRRALDAGARVGTHLFNAMDPLHHRDPGPVAALLTDPRAVVELICDGVHVHPALWQIVAGAAPGRMVAVTDAMAAAGNGDGSYRLGPLPVEVTDGVARVPGGSIAGSTATADVLFRNLVRNHPGSREEGLTHAVACTSATPARTLGRDDIGCLRPGARADLVLLDDDLAVVSVLRGGSPVGTGG is encoded by the coding sequence GTGACCGAACCGCCCGACGGAAGCCGGGTGGTGGCCGCCGGGACCCTGGTGACCGGCGACGCACCTCCCGGGCCCGGCTGGGTCGCGGTCGACGGCGACCGGGTCGTGGCGACCGGCTCCGGGGCCCCGCCGCGGGAGCCGGAGCGGACGGCCGCGGTGGTCGTCCCCGGCTTCGTCGACCTGCACTGCCACGGCGGCGGCGGGGCCTCCTTCGGCGCCGACCCCGACGGGTCCGCCCACGTCGCCGCGGTGCACGCCGCGCACGGCACCACGACCATGCTCGCCTCCCTGGTCACCCTGGCCCCGGAGGAGCTGCGCAGGGCGGTGGACGGGCTGGCCGGCCTCGTCGCCGACGGTGTCGTCGCAGGGGTGCACCTCGAGGGTCCGTGGCTGTCGGCGAGCCGGTGCGGGGCGCACGACCCGGCGCTGCTGCGCGACCCCGACCCGGCCGAGCTCGGACCGCTGCTGGACACCGGGCTGATCAGCATGGTCACGCTCGCCCCCGAACGACCGGGCGGAACGGCGGCGATCGGCGCCGTCGCCGGGTCCGGGGCACTGGCCGCGATCGGGCACACCACGGCGACCTACGACCAGACCCGGCGTGCGCTGGACGCCGGGGCGCGGGTCGGCACCCACCTGTTCAACGCGATGGACCCGCTGCACCACCGCGACCCCGGACCGGTCGCCGCGCTCCTGACCGACCCGCGCGCGGTGGTCGAGCTGATCTGCGACGGCGTGCACGTCCATCCCGCCCTGTGGCAGATCGTCGCCGGGGCCGCACCGGGCCGGATGGTCGCGGTCACCGACGCGATGGCCGCCGCGGGCAACGGCGACGGCTCCTACCGTCTCGGCCCGCTGCCGGTCGAGGTGACCGACGGGGTCGCCCGGGTACCCGGCGGCTCGATCGCCGGGTCGACGGCGACGGCGGACGTCCTGTTCCGCAACCTGGTCCGGAACCATCCCGGCTCCCGCGAGGAGGGCCTCACGCACGCCGTCGCCTGCACCTCGGCGACCCCGGCCCGCACCCTGGGCCGCGACGACATCGGCTGCCTACGGCCGGGTGCCCGGGCCGATCTCGTCCTGCTCGACGACGATCTCGCGGTGGTCTCGGTGCTGCGCGGCGGCAGTCCGGTCGGCACCGGCGGCTGA
- a CDS encoding oligopeptide/dipeptide ABC transporter ATP-binding protein produces the protein MTPDPLLDIRGLDVDYRISRRETLRAVRGVDLDVHAAETVGLVGESGSGKSTIGRAVLGLTPVSSGSIRFDGQEIAGLGGRRRARLARDLQVVFQDPLSSLNPSLKVGDLLQEPLRVVRRVSRSEAAATVGDLLERVSLPRDAADRYPGAFSGGQRQRIAIARALSIDARLIVCDESVSALDVSTQASILALLKRLQRELGVAYLFVSHDIAVVRHISRRIVVLYKGAVMERGRTADVVDRPYHPYTRTLLDAIPVPDPRAQRERRARRLAARGAAPVAATTATGCPFASRCAFVDDACRTRTPLPIAIADRTVACHLYDPASGHPRATGSTGDAADPLARLAAPR, from the coding sequence ATGACGCCCGATCCGCTGCTGGACATCCGCGGCCTCGACGTCGACTACCGCATCTCGCGGCGGGAGACGCTGCGCGCCGTACGCGGGGTCGACCTGGACGTGCACGCGGCCGAGACCGTCGGCCTGGTCGGCGAGTCCGGCTCCGGCAAGTCGACGATCGGCCGCGCGGTCCTCGGCCTCACCCCGGTGAGCTCCGGCTCGATCCGGTTCGACGGTCAGGAGATCGCCGGGCTCGGGGGCCGGCGCCGGGCCCGGCTCGCCCGGGACCTGCAGGTGGTGTTCCAGGACCCGCTGAGCTCGCTCAACCCGTCGCTGAAGGTGGGAGATCTCCTCCAGGAGCCGCTCCGGGTGGTGCGGCGCGTCTCGCGCAGCGAGGCGGCGGCCACCGTCGGCGACCTGCTCGAACGGGTGTCGCTGCCCCGCGACGCGGCCGACCGCTACCCGGGGGCGTTCTCCGGCGGGCAGCGTCAGCGGATCGCCATCGCCCGGGCGCTGTCCATCGACGCCCGGCTCATCGTGTGCGACGAGTCCGTCAGCGCCCTCGACGTCTCCACCCAGGCCTCGATCCTGGCGCTGCTGAAGCGCCTGCAGCGCGAGCTGGGCGTGGCCTACCTCTTCGTCTCCCACGACATCGCCGTGGTGCGCCACATCTCCCGGCGGATCGTGGTGCTCTACAAGGGCGCGGTCATGGAGCGCGGCCGCACGGCCGACGTCGTCGACCGGCCCTACCACCCCTACACACGGACCCTGCTCGACGCGATCCCGGTCCCCGATCCACGGGCCCAGCGGGAACGACGGGCCCGGCGGCTGGCGGCACGCGGGGCGGCCCCGGTCGCAGCCACGACGGCTACGGGATGCCCGTTCGCGTCCCGCTGCGCGTTCGTCGACGACGCCTGCCGGACCAGGACACCCCTCCCGATCGCGATCGCCGACCGGACGGTCGCCTGCCACCTCTACGACCCGGCGTCGGGCCACCCCCGAGCCACCGGCAGCACCGGGGATGCGGCCGACCCCCTCGCCCGGCTCGCCGCCCCCCGATGA
- a CDS encoding RraA family protein, whose product MQIQLDRDGLIALTPQWTGDRDDTGRPYVGDDVIDRLRGISTEQAWKPMKHAGYERQFVGHWCQTRPGQPLIGRAVTAQYVPHRPDFDAVVLEFARARGWAADGIVKQNWWAVEAVVAGDVMVVDMFGKIEHGTFIGDNLATALASRTAGGGAVIDGGIRDETGIAELESTNVFHRGAHPTGIADVTMAGLNVPVRVGGVTVLPGDIVIGTPTGVIFVPPHLAEPVARHSEDTRLRDAFGKSRLAERVYTSAQIDIGTWDEEIQADFDSWRLTRQ is encoded by the coding sequence ATGCAGATCCAGCTCGACCGTGACGGCCTGATCGCGCTGACGCCCCAGTGGACCGGTGACCGCGACGACACCGGACGCCCCTACGTCGGCGACGACGTGATCGACCGGCTGCGCGGCATCTCGACCGAGCAGGCGTGGAAGCCGATGAAGCACGCCGGCTACGAGCGGCAGTTCGTCGGGCACTGGTGCCAGACCCGGCCCGGCCAGCCGCTGATCGGACGCGCGGTCACGGCCCAGTACGTGCCGCACCGGCCGGACTTCGACGCCGTCGTCCTGGAGTTCGCCCGGGCCCGCGGCTGGGCGGCCGACGGGATCGTCAAGCAGAACTGGTGGGCCGTCGAGGCCGTCGTCGCCGGTGACGTGATGGTCGTGGACATGTTCGGCAAGATCGAACACGGCACGTTCATCGGCGACAACCTGGCGACCGCGCTGGCCAGCCGCACCGCGGGCGGCGGCGCCGTGATCGACGGCGGCATCCGCGACGAGACCGGCATCGCCGAGCTGGAGTCGACGAACGTGTTCCACCGGGGCGCGCACCCGACCGGGATCGCCGACGTGACGATGGCCGGCCTCAACGTGCCGGTGCGCGTCGGCGGGGTGACGGTGCTGCCCGGCGACATCGTCATCGGCACGCCGACCGGGGTCATCTTCGTGCCGCCGCACCTGGCCGAGCCGGTCGCCCGGCACAGCGAGGACACCCGCCTGCGGGACGCCTTCGGCAAGTCCCGCCTGGCCGAGCGCGTGTACACGAGCGCGCAGATCGACATCGGGACCTGGGACGAGGAGATCCAGGCCGACTTCGACTCGTGGCGGCTGACCCGGCAGTGA
- a CDS encoding ROK family transcriptional regulator, translating to MTTTASPLRGAVDTSPGAIFHLVRSGLAASRRDIARWSGLAPSTVSLRVESLVRAGLLQESGAPGRRTGRTPRTLQVRADGPLVASVVLGPSGAELVLADLRGRTRATDRIDIDVGRGPDAVLPELRSHAGRVAGTVADSAGELAGWAVGLPAPVDAERRTVSASAQLPGWERADLVALMGHSTPTPTILENDANLLAVAEHEHTPAPVRHLIAVKLGERIGAGIVAADRLFTGARGAAGEIGHSATGAPSVIGCACAVPGCLESVASGRALVTRLQRDGHDVGSVADLAAAAGAEDPHAVAALRTAGGLVGERLAEFVNFFNPELVVLGGGLAEVGVYVGAVRAEMFRACLPIVAGSVELTVSRVGRSAEAVGGVRLILDRILGVGAVNELVSASDG from the coding sequence ATGACCACGACGGCATCGCCGCTGCGGGGTGCCGTCGACACCTCGCCCGGTGCGATCTTCCACCTCGTCCGGAGCGGGCTCGCGGCGAGCAGACGGGACATCGCCCGCTGGTCCGGTCTCGCACCGTCGACGGTCTCGTTGCGGGTGGAGAGCCTGGTCCGGGCCGGTCTGCTCCAGGAGTCCGGGGCCCCGGGGCGCCGCACCGGCCGCACCCCCCGCACGCTGCAGGTCCGGGCGGACGGCCCGCTGGTCGCGTCGGTGGTGCTCGGTCCGTCCGGGGCGGAGCTGGTGCTGGCCGACCTCCGGGGACGGACCCGGGCCACCGACCGGATCGACATCGACGTCGGCCGGGGCCCGGACGCCGTGCTCCCCGAGCTCCGGTCGCACGCCGGCCGGGTCGCGGGCACGGTGGCCGACTCCGCGGGCGAGCTGGCCGGATGGGCCGTCGGCCTGCCGGCCCCGGTCGACGCGGAACGACGGACGGTGTCGGCGTCGGCGCAGCTGCCCGGCTGGGAGCGGGCCGATCTCGTCGCGCTGATGGGGCACAGCACCCCGACGCCCACGATCCTGGAGAACGACGCCAACCTGCTGGCGGTCGCCGAGCACGAACACACCCCGGCGCCGGTCCGGCACCTGATCGCGGTCAAGCTCGGCGAGCGGATCGGCGCCGGCATCGTCGCCGCCGACCGGTTGTTCACCGGCGCGCGCGGGGCGGCCGGGGAGATCGGCCACTCGGCGACCGGCGCACCGTCGGTGATCGGGTGCGCCTGCGCGGTCCCGGGCTGCCTGGAGTCGGTGGCCAGCGGACGGGCCCTGGTGACCCGCCTGCAACGCGACGGCCACGACGTCGGCTCGGTGGCGGACCTGGCGGCGGCGGCCGGTGCGGAGGACCCGCACGCGGTCGCCGCCCTCCGGACCGCCGGCGGACTCGTCGGCGAGCGGCTCGCCGAGTTCGTGAACTTCTTCAACCCGGAGCTGGTCGTGCTGGGCGGGGGCCTCGCCGAGGTCGGGGTCTACGTGGGCGCCGTCCGGGCCGAGATGTTCCGCGCCTGCCTGCCGATCGTGGCCGGATCGGTGGAGCTGACCGTCTCCCGGGTCGGCCGGTCGGCCGAGGCGGTGGGCGGTGTCCGGCTGATCCTCGACCGCATCCTCGGCGTCGGGGCGGTCAACGAGCTGGTGTCCGCGTCGGACGGGTGA
- a CDS encoding dipeptide/oligopeptide/nickel ABC transporter permease/ATP-binding protein — MSTDATASSGGEPAARRAARVAWLLRRPGILACLAWIGLVFLTSSVARLLSLGAPLEQDLADSLAGPSAEHPLGTDQLGRDVLDRLLFGGWETLLSAALAVVIAVALGTALGLLAGYVGGIVDTVVNWLQDILITLPTILVLLAVATVLGNDIWAAMTVLGVLMSATFIRLVRSLTRSVREELYVDAARVSGLSNVRILGRHILPNAVGPVFIQGSAALGTAVVVQAGLGFLGLGAPPPYPSWGGMISEAASSISLQPWLLVPSGLMIVLTVLALNLLGDYLRDEMYASRRGRGDAAQRTRAHRRAAEELARREVVPDPTDDTRHGGVLRVRDLRVSFPRDGGFVDVVSGLDLDIAPGEAVGLVGESGCGKTMTGLSLLGRVPSPGVISGHIEIDGRRVATHDGSFAARRGRDVALISQEPMVALDPVFTVGSLLEEVLRGHGHDRAGARARSAELLELVGIPRVGAVLRSYPHQLSGGMAQRVSIAVALAGEPRLLVADEPTTALDVTVQAEILELLRRLQTELGMALLFITHDLGVIADICTRTVVMYAGEIVEQGPVEDLFDAPRHPYTGALLAATPQVDDEHDPVGIPGVVPPPGRWPEHCRFAGRCSFATERCRSGPAVLQPAGPQRLHRCLRSAELVAERGDVAPHRSPIPTEPGPAPVEVSSS; from the coding sequence ATGAGCACCGACGCCACCGCGTCCTCCGGCGGGGAGCCGGCCGCGCGCCGCGCCGCGCGTGTCGCCTGGCTGCTGCGCCGCCCGGGGATCCTGGCCTGCCTGGCGTGGATCGGGCTCGTCTTCCTGACGAGCAGCGTGGCCCGGCTCCTGTCCCTCGGGGCACCGCTGGAGCAGGATCTCGCGGACTCCCTGGCCGGCCCGAGCGCGGAGCATCCGCTGGGCACCGACCAGCTCGGCCGTGACGTGCTGGACCGGCTGCTGTTCGGCGGCTGGGAGACCCTGCTCAGCGCCGCCCTCGCCGTCGTCATCGCGGTCGCGCTCGGCACCGCGCTCGGCCTGCTCGCCGGCTACGTCGGCGGGATCGTCGACACCGTCGTGAACTGGCTGCAGGACATCCTGATCACCCTGCCCACGATCCTGGTGCTGCTCGCGGTGGCCACGGTGCTGGGCAACGACATCTGGGCCGCGATGACGGTGCTCGGCGTGCTCATGTCGGCCACCTTCATCCGGTTGGTCCGCTCGCTGACCCGGTCGGTACGGGAGGAGCTCTACGTCGACGCAGCCCGGGTGTCCGGACTGTCGAACGTGCGGATCCTGGGCCGGCACATCCTGCCCAACGCCGTCGGCCCCGTGTTCATCCAGGGCTCGGCGGCACTCGGGACGGCGGTCGTGGTCCAGGCCGGGCTCGGCTTCCTCGGGCTGGGTGCCCCGCCCCCGTACCCGAGCTGGGGCGGGATGATCTCCGAGGCGGCGAGCTCGATCAGCCTGCAGCCGTGGCTGCTCGTCCCCTCCGGCCTGATGATCGTGCTGACGGTGCTCGCGCTCAACCTGCTCGGGGACTACCTGCGCGACGAGATGTACGCGTCCCGGCGCGGCCGCGGTGACGCCGCGCAGCGCACCCGGGCGCACCGTCGGGCGGCCGAGGAGCTGGCCCGGCGCGAGGTCGTGCCGGACCCGACCGACGACACCCGCCACGGCGGCGTGCTGCGGGTTCGTGACCTGCGGGTCTCCTTCCCCCGCGACGGTGGCTTCGTCGACGTCGTCTCGGGACTCGATCTCGACATCGCCCCCGGCGAGGCGGTCGGTCTCGTCGGCGAGTCCGGCTGCGGCAAGACGATGACCGGGCTGAGCCTGCTCGGCCGGGTGCCCTCCCCGGGGGTGATCAGCGGTCACATCGAGATCGACGGGCGCCGGGTCGCCACCCACGACGGCTCGTTCGCCGCCCGGCGCGGGCGCGACGTCGCGCTGATCTCGCAGGAACCGATGGTGGCGCTGGACCCGGTCTTCACCGTGGGCAGCCTCCTGGAGGAGGTCCTGCGCGGGCACGGGCACGATCGCGCGGGTGCCCGCGCCCGGTCCGCCGAGCTGCTGGAGCTGGTCGGCATCCCGCGGGTCGGCGCCGTCCTGCGGTCCTACCCGCACCAGCTCTCCGGTGGCATGGCCCAGCGGGTGTCCATCGCCGTGGCGCTGGCCGGGGAACCCCGGCTGCTGGTCGCGGACGAGCCGACCACCGCCCTGGACGTGACCGTCCAGGCCGAGATCCTCGAGCTGCTGCGCCGGCTGCAGACCGAGCTCGGGATGGCGCTGCTGTTCATCACCCACGACCTCGGCGTCATCGCCGACATCTGCACCCGCACCGTCGTCATGTACGCCGGCGAGATCGTCGAGCAGGGGCCCGTCGAGGACCTGTTCGACGCGCCGCGCCACCCGTACACGGGCGCCCTGCTCGCCGCGACCCCGCAGGTGGACGACGAGCACGACCCGGTCGGCATCCCCGGTGTCGTCCCGCCGCCCGGCCGGTGGCCCGAGCACTGCCGCTTCGCCGGTCGCTGCTCCTTCGCGACCGAGCGGTGCCGGTCCGGGCCCGCGGTCCTGCAGCCGGCCGGTCCGCAGCGCCTGCACCGCTGCCTGCGCTCGGCGGAGCTGGTCGCCGAACGGGGCGATGTGGCGCCGCACCGGTCACCGATCCCGACCGAGCCGGGTCCCGCCCCGGTGGAGGTGAGCTCGTCATGA
- a CDS encoding IclR family transcriptional regulator encodes MGVDSATGPDEAAAQERRDPPSTVLHRGLLVLEAVARAGNRHGVGVTAISAETGLDKSTASRLLAQLRDTGYVRQDGYRRYRLTAKLGELGAGYSEVEDLRVVARPHLEMMHERFDEEIHLAMLDGGMMTFIDYIGSSQLVRSHLTSRQRPVHETAAGRAILAHLPHGTRVEVLRLSAECAGHALSDEEVRATVATLDEARDRGWAGYDRADDVIRYASAVFAPNGDPIAAACISGPSFRLLPRGEEVAAAVIEAAAATSRDLAGENH; translated from the coding sequence ATGGGTGTGGATTCGGCGACGGGGCCGGATGAGGCGGCGGCGCAGGAACGCCGGGACCCGCCGTCCACCGTGCTGCACCGCGGACTGCTCGTGCTCGAGGCGGTCGCCCGCGCGGGCAACCGGCACGGGGTCGGCGTCACCGCGATCTCGGCCGAGACCGGCCTGGACAAGTCCACCGCGTCCCGGCTGCTGGCCCAGCTGCGCGACACCGGGTACGTGCGCCAGGACGGGTACCGGCGGTACCGGCTCACCGCGAAACTCGGCGAGCTCGGCGCCGGCTACTCCGAGGTCGAGGACCTCCGCGTCGTCGCCCGCCCCCATCTGGAGATGATGCACGAGCGCTTCGACGAGGAGATCCACCTCGCGATGCTCGACGGCGGCATGATGACCTTCATCGACTACATCGGCTCGTCCCAGCTGGTCCGGTCCCACCTCACCAGCCGCCAGCGCCCGGTGCACGAGACGGCCGCGGGACGGGCGATCCTCGCGCACCTCCCGCACGGAACCAGGGTCGAGGTGCTGCGCCTGTCCGCGGAGTGCGCGGGCCACGCCCTGTCCGACGAGGAGGTGCGGGCCACCGTGGCGACGCTCGACGAGGCACGTGACCGGGGCTGGGCCGGATACGACCGGGCCGACGACGTCATCCGCTACGCCAGCGCGGTCTTCGCCCCGAACGGCGACCCGATCGCGGCCGCCTGCATCTCGGGGCCCAGCTTCCGCCTGCTGCCCCGCGGCGAGGAGGTGGCGGCCGCGGTCATCGAGGCGGCGGCCGCGACGTCGAGGGATCTGGCCGGCGAAAATCACTGA
- a CDS encoding ABC transporter permease — MIRYAGRRLLYSVPMLFGIASLVFVLLNALPNDIAERRAGEEASPEAIAAIRVELGLDRPLVERYGEWVGAVLSGDLGVSWHNGQSVLTGIVQTAPITLSMIVLSLIVALALGVPIGVLAATRGGLVDRGLVGATVVAMAVPNFWLALLLVLLFGLSLGWFPATGYVDLAESPGQWLSHLVLPVTAVATVSISVIARQTRSAMAENLDRDYVRTLRAAGVGERSVVYRHALKNAATPVLTTFGIQFVALSGGSIIVEQVFAVPGLGQHTLTALARGDVPVVLGILVLTAAAVVLINLAVDLLNAAVNPKVRL, encoded by the coding sequence GTGATCCGGTACGCCGGGCGGCGGCTGCTCTACTCCGTCCCGATGCTGTTCGGGATCGCGTCGCTGGTCTTCGTCCTGCTCAACGCCCTCCCGAACGACATCGCCGAACGACGCGCGGGCGAGGAGGCGTCCCCGGAGGCCATCGCGGCGATCCGGGTGGAGCTCGGGCTGGACCGTCCACTGGTGGAGCGCTACGGGGAGTGGGTCGGCGCGGTCCTCAGCGGCGATCTCGGTGTCTCCTGGCACAACGGCCAGTCGGTGCTCACCGGGATCGTCCAGACGGCGCCGATCACCCTGTCCATGATCGTGCTGTCGCTGATCGTCGCGCTGGCGCTCGGCGTGCCGATCGGGGTGCTGGCCGCGACCCGTGGCGGGCTGGTCGACCGGGGACTGGTCGGGGCCACCGTCGTGGCCATGGCGGTGCCGAACTTCTGGCTGGCGCTGCTGCTGGTCCTGCTGTTCGGTCTGTCGCTGGGCTGGTTCCCCGCGACCGGCTACGTCGACCTGGCCGAGTCGCCGGGTCAGTGGCTGAGCCACCTCGTGCTGCCCGTGACGGCGGTCGCCACCGTGTCGATCTCGGTGATCGCCCGCCAGACGCGCTCGGCCATGGCCGAGAACCTGGACCGCGACTACGTCCGGACGCTGCGGGCGGCCGGTGTCGGCGAACGGTCCGTGGTCTACCGGCACGCGCTGAAGAACGCGGCCACCCCGGTGCTGACGACGTTCGGCATCCAGTTCGTGGCCCTGTCCGGCGGCTCGATCATCGTCGAGCAGGTCTTCGCGGTGCCCGGCCTCGGGCAGCACACCCTGACCGCGCTGGCGCGCGGCGACGTGCCGGTCGTGCTCGGGATCCTCGTCCTGACCGCCGCGGCCGTCGTCCTGATCAACCTGGCGGTGGATCTCCTGAACGCCGCGGTGAACCCGAAGGTGAGGCTATGA